The following are encoded together in the Vanrija pseudolonga chromosome 7, complete sequence genome:
- the BRR6 gene encoding Nucleus export protein BRR6, with protein sequence MAFRDRSGPMDVDASDPMARLADYALQDDGPARKRMHADGPGASPFTTPSQTPGFRFGPNTPFLFHAPPLPPAQKFEPYDPTRWARTDFGFGPRAAEVAAEEDVDMSFSLGGVPDSPARPAAMAAAAAAASSSSTPAKAAAPKPAPKAEEEATTASPERKIATGALTRVRRRRQEWTRRRRYDSDSDGDEDADAPVAVARRQEHHYNFNIPAPAVRHSEIPAILLGYVQLGFNLSLLAFFLYIALQFILAVRRDVQERIDEVSVEILQEIAECSALYLKNRCEPEFRVPAMENACYAWETCMNRDPAVVGRARVGAETFAGVINSFVDAISWKTMLFTVTTLSLLIILTNSALFNLRAKHQTTPPPPVHPPPHLPGMMYPSGYMPLHGGQAPHGGGALPHQQQQLPPHLQPPPAPEPSGVGKALGWFGKK encoded by the exons atggcctTCCGCGACCGCTCGGGGCCcatggacgtcgacgccagcgaccCCATGGCGCGGCTCGCAGACTATGCGCTGCAAgacgacgggccggcgcGCAAGC GCATGCACGCCGACGGGCCCGGCGCCAGCCCGTTcaccaccccctcccagACGCCGGGGTTCCGCTTCGGGCCCAACACGCCGTTCCTGTTCCacgcaccgccgctgccccccgCGCAGAAGTTTGAACCGTACGACCCTACACGGTGGGCGCGGACCGACTTTGGGTtcgggccgcgcgcggccgaggtcgcggcaGAGGAAGACGTGGATATGAGCTTTAGCTTAGGCGGCGTGCCGGACAGCCCcgcgcggccagcggcgatggcggcggcggcggcagcggcgtcatCGTCTTCCACGCCGGCCAAGGCAGCGGCACCTAAACCTGCacccaaggccgaggaggaggcgaccACCGCATCACCAGAACGCAAGATCGCCACCGGCGCACTCACACGTGTGCGCCGCAGACGCCAGGAGTGGACGCGTAGACGGAGGtacgactcggactcggacggcgacgag GACGCAGACGCACCCGTCGCTGTTGCCAGGCGCCAGGAGCACCACTACAACTTCAACATTCCTGCGCCAGCTGTGCGGCACTCGGAGATCCCAGCCATCCTCCTTGG CTACGTGCAGCTCGGGTTCAACCTCTCGCTCCTCGCATTCTTCCTGTACATTGCGCTCCAGTTCATCCTCGCGGTGCGCCGCGACGTGCAGGAGCGGATCGACGAGGTATCAGTCG AGATCCTGCAGGAGATTGCAGAATGCTCGGCGTTGTACCTCAAGAACCGCTGCGAGCCAGAGTTCCGCGTTCCAGCAAT GGAAAACGCATGCTACGCATGGGAGACGTGCATGAACCGCGATCCGGCCGTTGTTggccgtgcgcgcgtcggcgccgagactTTCGCCGGGGTCATCAACTCGTTTGTCGACGCGATCAGCTGGAAGACGATGCTGTTCACCGTCACGACGCTGTCGCTCCTCATCATCTTGACCAACAGCGCGCTCTTCAACCTGCGCGCAAAGCACCAgacaacgccgccgccaccggtgcacccgccgccgcacctcCCGGGCATGATGTACCCATCAGGCTACATGCCCCTGCACGGCGGCCAGGCGCCAcacgggggcggcgcgctgccccaccagcagcagcagctgccgccgcacctccagccgccacccgcgcccGAGCCCAGCGGCGTGGGCAAGGCCCTTGGATGGTTTGGGAAGAAGTAG
- the Bub3 gene encoding Mitotic checkpoint protein BUB3, which produces MSSGDRSLQPPADGIAAVAWSADSSSLLVASWDSTIQLHRVSGSQAPPQIFSHPRPVLAATFDATPNTAYSGGLDRRVRQWDFSTGDNRVLGTHDDSVSSLVWIPEQNILVSGSWDKTLKIWDPSAEEPLRATAALPERVYNLSYAPATGRLLVSMAHRHVSVYTAAELGAAAREGREPKPESTRESALKMLTRTVACMADGKGWASGSIEGRIAVEYFDPDPAAQAAKYAFRAHRATVDGVEQVYPINALAYHPVHNTFASGGSDGVLSIWDHNAKKRMRLYPKYPTAISALAFSPDGSTLAIGVSYEHDNAVASPEEQARVLLLLKETVQEDCKPKARA; this is translated from the exons aTGTCTTCTG GAGACCGCTCCCTCCAGCCGCCAGCGGACggcatcgccgccgtcgcgtggtCGGCGGACAGCAgctcgctcctcgtcgcgtcctGGGACTCG ACGATCCAACTGCACAGGGTATCAGGATCGCAAGCTCCTCCGCAGAT cttctcccacccccgccccgtGCTCGCGGCCACCTTTGACGCGACCCCCAACACGGCCTACTctggcggcctcgaccgGCGCGTGCGGCAATGGGACTTTAGCACGGGCGACAACCGCGTGCTGggcacgcacgacgacagcgtgtcgtcgctggtgTGGATCCCAGAGCAGA ACATCCTCGTCTCCGGCTCGTGGGACAAGACGCTCAAGATCTGGGACCCGTCCGCCGAAgagccgctgcgcgcgaccgCTGCCCTCCCGGAGCGCGTGTACAACCTGTCCTATGCGCCCGCGACTGGCAGGCTGCTGGTGTCGATGGCGCACCGCCACGTGAGCGTGTACACTGcggccgagcttggcgccgccgcgcgcgagggccgcgagcccaagcccgagAGCACGCGCGAGAGCGCGCTCAAGATGCTCACGCGGACGGTCGCGTGCATGGCCGATGGAAAGG GCTGGGCATCAGGCTCGATCGAGGGCCGTATCGCCGTCGAGTACTTTGACCCCGACCCGGCGGCCCAGGCGGCAAAGTATGCGTTCCGCGCACACCGCGCGacggtcgacggcgtggagcAGGTGTACCCCATCAACGCGCTGGCGTACCACCCTGT CCACAACACATTCGCGTCCGGCGGCTCAGACGGCGTCCTCTCCATCTGGGACCACAACGCCAAGAAGCGCATGCGCCTGTACCCCAAGTACCCCACGGCCATCTCTGCGCTCGCCTTCTCGCCCGACGGCTCAACGCTCGCCATTGGCGTCAGCTACGAGCACGACAATGCCGTCGCGAGCCCAGAAGAGCAGGCACGggtgctgctcctcctcaaggAGACGGTGCAGGAGGACTGCAAG CCCAAGGCCCGCGCATGA
- the SPAC343.06c gene encoding Phospholipid scramblase family protein, with the protein MLRRTAASALAPARMVPPASPSLALLAQRGFSSSTSLLRGDDRLPRGHVRPQRRRPQPQPQNPFAMPFGADPYGGYVQPARVSVPDDPGGVLSQSHAAHELLAHESLVIVRQLEMLNVFMGYEQANRYAIYSPDGNIVGFMAEEDQGILSAVTRNILHTHRPLKSTVLDVHGNPILWIRRPFTFINSRIYVHAMDEKNSPIVGETQQSWHLWRRKYNLFQERPGEVLRQFARIDGGFLAWDFWLKDKDDRLVATINRNFRGLGRELFTDTGQYVIRFDAAGTELDMPPGSEIKVQGQTLILPERSDVGLTLDQRAMALATAVSIDFDYFSRHSGSGGFGFPFILFGGGDGGSDARSGDGGAAPPADGGAATGAAAGAAAGAASDVPAGMSEDEYIYGRGPGTAQQAQPGQQGAPGQQPPQGPPPDAGAGQQQPGEYGDYEQPMDDPWAEEQNEGLFGGGEAGGGDGGSSWGDWGDWS; encoded by the exons ATGCTGAGAcggaccgcggcgtcggccctTGCGCCGGCACGAATGGTGCCGCCCGCATCGCCATcactcgcgctcctcgcccagcgcggcttcagctcgtcgacctcgctgctgcgcggcgacgaccggC TCCCCCGCGGCCATGTCCGCCCCCAGCGCCGCAGGCCACAGCCGCAGCCCCAGAACCCCTTCGCTATGCCGTTCGGCGCGGACCCGTACGGCGGCTACGTGCAGCCCGCGCGCGTGAGCGTGCCCGACGATCCCGGAGGCGTGCTCTCCCAGTCGCATGCGGCgcacgagctgctcgcgcacgagAGCTTGGTTATTGTGCG ACAACTGGAGATGCTCAACGTGTTCATGGGGTACGAGCAGGCCAACCGCTATGCGATCTACTCGCCTGAT GGCAACATTGTCGGATT caTGGCGGAGGAAGACCAGGGGATCCTATCCGCCGTCACCCGCAACATCCTGCACACGCACCGCCCGCTCAAATCcaccgtgctcgacgtgcaCGGCAACCCGATCCTGTGGATCCGCCGGCCATTCACCTTCATCAACTCGCGCATCTACGTGCACGCGATGGACGAGAAGAACTCGCCGATCGTGGGCGAGACGCAGCA GTCGTGGCATCTCTGGCGGAGGAAGTACAACCTGTTCCAGGAGCGGCCcggcgaggtgctgcgcCAGTTTGCGCGCATCGACGGCGGCTTCCTCGCGTGGGACTTCTggctcaaggacaaggacgaccGCCTCGTGGCCACCATTAACCGCAACTTCCGCGGGCTGGGCCGCGAGCTCTTCACCGACACGGGGCAGTACGTGATCCGCTTCGACGCCGCGggcaccgagctcgacatgcCCCCCGGGTCAGAGATCAAGGTCCAGGGCCAGACACTCATCCTGCCCGAGCGCTCAGACGTCGGGCTCACGCTTGACCAGCGCGCCATGGCGCTCGCGACCGCCGTCAGTATCGACTTTGACTACTTCTCCCGGCActcgggcagcggcggcttcgGTTTCCCGTTCATTCTCTTTGGTGGAGGTGACGGCGGGTCggacgcgcgcagcggcgatggcggcgctgctccgccCGCGGATGGAGGAGCGGCgactggcgctgctgctggcgcggcggcgggcgccgcgtcggATGTGCCGGCCGGCAtgagcgaggacgagtacaTCTACGGCCGGGGGCCCGGCACCgcgcagcaggcccagcCGGGTCAGCAGGGCGCACCGGGCCAGCAGCCACCGCAAGGCCCGCCACCTGATGCTGGTgctggccagcagcagcctggcgAGTACGGTGACTACGAGCAGCCCATGGATGACCCGTGGGCTGAGGAGCAGAACGAGGGCCTctttggtggtggcgaggccggaggcggcgacggcggctcgAGCTGGGGAGACTGGGGCGACTGGTCGTAG
- the rps27 gene encoding 40S ribosomal protein S27, protein MLPLTTQDAESVRRPRFCEPHDNLAKMTLAVDLLNPSAEAQARTHKLKKIVPTPNSFFMDVKCPGCFQITTVFSHASTVVQCGSCATVLCQPSGGKAKLTEELDGFLRLVGSLGSSMIHMYSLTHMAECERGCCAEQRDAERRT, encoded by the exons ATGCTCCCGTTGACCACCCAGGACGCTGagtc AGTCCGCCGCCCGCGCTTTTGCGAACCACACGACAACCTAGCCAAAATG actctcgccgtcgaccttcTCAACCCCTCTGCCGAGGCCCAGGCCCGCACCCACAAGCTCAAGAAGATTGTGCCCACCCCCAACTCGTTCTTCATGGACGTCAAGTGCCCCGGCTGCTTCCAGATCACCACCGTCTTCTCGCACGCCTCGACCGTCGTCCAGTGCGGCTCGTGCGCTACCGTCCTCTGCCAGCCTTCgggcggcaaggccaagctTACTGAGG AACTAGATGGTTTCTTGCGGCTCGTCGGTTCCCTTGGTTCTAGCATGATCCACATGTACTCATTGACACATATGGCCGAGTGTGAGCGTGGGTGTTGCGcagagcagcgcgacgccgagcggcgcacGTGA
- the ltv1 gene encoding Protein LTV1, with amino-acid sequence MAPTKKSIYRQPGAQHFQLVHRSVRDPLINDPEASQQVFKPVERYNDAQKSGVTLAELDATLDKSKMRANEGEAAQYGITFDDSTYDYMSHLRPVGEAGFESVLLEAPRGSAAATGMKRQGNRSKGKGRQDDDMFLPPDALASRNEISWQEAQDAYEAIPAELQGFQPDMDPHLRQVLEALDDDAFVDDGGDGSLFDDLLGGGELEDGDEAPEFDFAEWGVDENGRELQAPRYDDDDDDDSRTEAGEETWEDRFRAFKAAGGRHPEQKATSNGGWDDEEADPAERSEMADTIGSLVSGFGDMVVRGGKKRHGKRGPSDASGMSMSSASVYRNAGLRSLDDRFDVIEREYELDDEDDEYLDMDDDDVSIAPSFMSSMSRASMASKAAEDHGPVELSREDFDSIMDDFLDNYEVVGSRMRESLGGTAMTGAEKLSVLRAALEQGEDGDGIGREENRRRILELEQLNRGYVKEKKDKVALRDIDEKAEPKWDVETILSTYTNTENHPGTIRVRSSEEQKARLLRRVEEAEKAAARAAAKALPVTEEEEDSGSETEREAPKVTVTRPKGESAEERKARKNAVKEQRANRRQEKKKHTETFGAERKRQIASHQKMVGGGRAADVAVGARGVVSLK; translated from the exons ATGGCACCCACCAAGAAGTCCATCTACCGCCAGCCCGGGGCACAGCACTTCCAGCTCGTGCACCGCTCCGTGCGCGACCCGCTCAtcaacgaccccgaggcgaGCCAGCAGGTGTTCAAGCCGGTCGAGCGGTACAATGACGCCCAGAAG TCCGGTGTtaccctcgccgagctcgacgccaccCTCGACAAGTCCAAGATGCGCGCcaacgagggcgaggccgcgcaGTACGGCATCACGTTCGACGACTCGACCTACGACTACATGTCGCATCTGAGGCCGGTCGGTGAGGCGGGCTTCGAGTCggtgctcctcgaggcgccgaggggctcggcggccgccacggGAATGAAGCGGCAGGGCAACCGCTCAAAGGGCAAGGGAcgccaggacgacgacatgttCCTCCCGCCCGACGCACTGGCATCGCGCAACGAGATCTCGTGGCAGGAGGCGCAGGACGCGTACGAGGCCATCccggccgagctgcagggGTTCCAGCCCGACATGGACCCGCATCTCCGGCAAGTGCTGGaagcgctcgacgacgacgcattcgtggacgacggcggcgacgggagCTTGTTtgacgacctgctcggcggcggcgagctggaggacGGGGACGAGGCTCCCGAGTTTGACTTTGCCGAGTGGGGCGTTGACGAGAACGGGCGCGAGCTGCAGGCGCCTCGatacgacgacgatgatgacgacgacagcaggaccgaggcgggcgaggagacgTGGGAGGACCGATTCCGCGCGTTCAAGGCCGCCGGTGGCCGGCATCCAGAGCAGAAGGCGACCTCGAACGGCGGGTgggacgatgaggaggccGACCCGGCCGAGCGCTCAGAAATGGCCGACACGATCGGCTCCTTGGTGTCTGGGTTCGGCGACATGGTGgtccgcggcggcaagaagcGGCACGGCAAGCGCGGCCCGTCGGACGCGTCGGGCATGTCTATGTCCAGTGCGAGCGTGTACCGTAACGCTGGGCTGCggtcgctcgacgaccgctTCGACGTCATTGAGCGCGagtacgagctcgacgacgaggacgacgagtacctcgacatggacgacgacgacgtgtcgaTCGCGCCGTCGTTCATGAGCTCAATGTCGCGCGCAAGCATGGCgtccaaggcggccgaggaccaCGGCCCCGTCGAGCTCAGCCGCGAGGACTTTGACTCGATCATGGACGACTTTTTGGACAACTACGAGGTTGTCGGCTCGCGCATGCGCGAGAGTCTGGGCGGCACGGCCATgaccggcgccgagaagcTGAGCGTGCTccgcgctgcgctcgagcagggcgaggacggaGACGGTATCGGCCGCGAGGAGAACCGCCGCCGtatcctcgagctcgagcagctcaaccGCGGCTAcgtcaaggagaagaaggacaaggtGGCTCTGAGGGATAtcgacgagaaggccgagcccAAGTGGGACGTCGAGACGATTCTTT CCACATACACCAACACGGAGAACCACCCCGGCACTATCCGCGTCCGTTCGTCAGAGGAACAGAAGGCCCGTCTCCTTCGCCGAGttgaggaggccgagaaggccgcggCCCGGGCCGCAGCCAAGGCCCTCCccgtcaccgaggaggaggaggactcTGGATCCGAgacggagcgcgaggcgccgAAGGTCACCGTCACACGGCCGAagggcgagtcggccgaggagcgcaaggcacGCAAGAACGCCGTCAAGGAGCAGCGCGCGAACCGGAGgcaggagaagaagaagcacaCTGAGACGTTTGGtgccgagcgcaagcgccagATTGCGAGCCACCAGAAGATGGTCGGTGGCGGCCGTGCTGCCGATGTGGCTGTTGGCGCCCGGGGCGTTGTCTCGCTCAAGTGA